The following is a genomic window from Actinomadura sp. WMMB 499.
CCCGGCCCACCAGCATCGCGATCAGCGCACCGATGACCGAGGTGTTGGCCGAGATGCCGAGCGTCGTCACCAGGTGCAGGCCGATGAGCGCGCCGAGCACCGACAGGGCGATGGTGAGGATCAGGACGACCGGCTCGTACGCGCGGGGGTGCGATTCCGGCCCGCGCAGGGCCGCCCCCTTCAACGATGGGATGGTCACAGGCTCTTCCTCACTGCTCTTCGGCCCCGCCGCCGTCGAGCAGGCGGCTCAGCGACCCCGCCGCGCCGCGCACCCGCGCGATGGTGGTGTCGATCTTCTCCGTGACGTTGTGGTGCGGGCCGATCACGACCAGCGAGCCGACGACCTCCCCGGCGGCGAACACCGGCGCCGCGACCGAGGTGACGTTGAGGTCGTACTCCCCGTGCGAGATCGAGACCCCCTCCCGGCGGACCCGCGCGTAGACCTCGCGCAGCTCGCCGGGGTCGGTGACCGTGGTGTCGCTGAACCGCTCCAGCGGTCCCGCGCCCAGCAGCCGCCGGACGTCGTCGTCCGGGTAGAACGCGAAGATGGCGTGCCCGGCGGCGCCGCCGTGGGCCGGGAGCGTCTCCCCCACGATGGCCGAGTACCGCATGGGCCCGGCGGCGTCCACCGCCAGCGCCGTCCGGTAGCCGGCACCGTGCGGCACGTTCAGAACGGCGCTCTCGCCCAGCTCGCGGGCGAGCGCGGTGAGCTGCGGCCGGGCCGCCGCCTCCAGCGTCCCGCCGCGCTCCGCGGCCCGCGCGAGCACGCCGACCGCCGCGCCGAGCCGGTACCGCCGGGTGCCGGGGTCGGCCAGCACGAACCCGCGGTGCGCGAGCGTCGTCAGCAGCCGGTGCGCGACCGCCTTGTCGAGCCCCAGCTCCCTGGCCAGCTCGCTGACCCCCCATTCCGTCCGATGCTGGAAGGCCAGCAGCACCAGCAGCCCCCGATCGAGGGTCTTGGCCGTACCGCGTCCCGGCTCGCCCACCGCGACCACCTTTCTGTTGCGTTTATCGCAACAGCGTTGCTATTTCTGAGCCGCACTGTATCCGCTGGTCAGTCATTACGGTCAAGCCCGAATGGGGACGTAACGCGGTTTTTACTCGCGGGGGTGCGCTGGGCGAGCCCCGCCCCGCCGCCGTCTAGACTCGTCGGGATGGTCACATCCCGAACCCCGGTGCCCGCCGCGCCGAGGCCGTCCGGCCCCGGCACCTGCACCGGTCCGCCGCCGGCCGGCGCTCGCTGACCGACCGTCCCGTCCGTCCCGTCCGTACCGTCCGTTCCGCCGCCCGCCGGGCGATGCCCACCGCATCGAGGCCCGGTCTCCCGCCGCCCCCACGAGGTGCTTCTCCATGACCGATCCCGTGCACGCCGCCCCCGCGGGCACCG
Proteins encoded in this region:
- a CDS encoding IclR family transcriptional regulator; its protein translation is MGEPGRGTAKTLDRGLLVLLAFQHRTEWGVSELARELGLDKAVAHRLLTTLAHRGFVLADPGTRRYRLGAAVGVLARAAERGGTLEAAARPQLTALARELGESAVLNVPHGAGYRTALAVDAAGPMRYSAIVGETLPAHGGAAGHAIFAFYPDDDVRRLLGAGPLERFSDTTVTDPGELREVYARVRREGVSISHGEYDLNVTSVAAPVFAAGEVVGSLVVIGPHHNVTEKIDTTIARVRGAAGSLSRLLDGGGAEEQ